From a single Lolium rigidum isolate FL_2022 chromosome 7, APGP_CSIRO_Lrig_0.1, whole genome shotgun sequence genomic region:
- the LOC124678732 gene encoding tyrosine-specific transport system 2 encodes MLLSGRRHHTFSPPITSHSQPPSPSGLRLLKTRTPRASIQASKKPPPRPWPEPRRQWRWRRSSGDAVQAPPLVEASVSGGGSEKKSFWAAVSLIIGTAVGPGMLALPSATIRSGTLPSTVSILISWAYVVSSIVLVAELSFAAMEGGGVDEVSFTGLASSTLGATFGGVVAVVYAALSFSLIVACVAGIGSLVSQLFPAVNLVTANALFPCFAGVLIAFFPFKAVDGVNRLLCGLMLVSITALVVTGVSVGRSSMLNSLGYACWSPSAILPAIPVTVLTLGFHVITPFICKIVGDSVYDARRAILIGGAVPLIMVLSWNAVILGLAGASGNAKFDDPIKLLLSVNPAALAAVRGFAFAALATSLIGYAVSFPKQLSDTLELIVKRFSPEQGIVDSAGAGGGRGRNGVILTWTVLIIPIFIVSFFSTAFANALDFAGVYANCFLFGILPPVMAWIYRTQKRKSSPDSCEDILPGGNAALMMLFSAAVVLAFWH; translated from the exons ATGTTACTCAgcggccgccgccaccacaccTTCTCACCGCCCATCACCTCCCACTCCCAGCCTCCCAGCCCCAGTGGACTACGGCTTCTCAAGACCAGAACGCCCAGAGCCTCGATCCAGGCATCCAAGAAACCGCCACCGCGCCCATGGCCGGAGCCAAGGCGgcaatggcggtggcggcgcagcagcggCGACGCCGTCCAAGCACCACCCCTCGTCGAGGCCAGCGTATCCGGCGGTGGCAGCGAGAAGAAGAGCTTCTGGGCGGCGGTGAGTCTCATCATCGGCACGGCGGTCGGGCCGGGCATGCTGGCGCTGCCGTCGGCCACCATCCGCTCCGGCACGCTCCCCTCCACCGTCTCCATACTGATCTCTTGGGCCTACGTCGTCTCCTCAATCGTCCTTGTCGCCGAGCTCAGCTTCGCCGCCATGGAGGGCGGAGGCGTCGACGAGGTCAGCTTTACGGGACTTGCGTCGAGCACCTTGGGGGCGACATTTGGCGGTGTAGTCGCCGTCGTCTACGCCGCTCTCAGCTTCTCCCTCATCGTTGCGTGCGTCGCTGGTATCGGCTCTCTGGTCTCCCAGCTCTTCCCGGCTGTGAATCTGGTCACAGCGAATGCGCTCTTCCCGTGCTTCGCTGGCGTGCTCATTGCGTTCTTCCCGTTCAAGGCTGTAGATGGCGTCAACCGTCTCCTCTGTGGCCTCATGCTCGTCTCCATCACGGCGCTTGTGGTCACAGGCGTCTCTGTCGGCCGGAGCAGCATGCTGAATTCTCTTGGCTACGCCTGCTGGAGCCCTAGTGCCATCTTGCCAGCCATTCCGGTCACTGTGCTCACACTCGGTTTCCACGTGATTACTCCATTCATCTGCAAGATTGTAGGGGACTCGGTATATGATGCACGCAGGGCAATACTTATCGGAGGTGCTGTACCATTGATCATGGTTCTGTCATGGAATGCGGTCATTCTTGGATTGGCAGGTGCGTCCGGCAATGCAAAGTTTGATGACCCTATTAAGCTTCTTCTCTCGGTGAATCCAGCGGCATTGGCAGCTGTTCGAGGCTTCGCCTTTGCTGCATTGGCAACGAGCTTGATAGGATATGCAGTCAGCTTCCCAAAACAGTTGTCAGACACTTTGGAGTTGATTGTTAAGAGATTTTCTCCGGAGCAAGGAATTGTGGATTCcgctggtgctggtggtggtCGTGGTAGAAATGGGGTGATTCTGACATGGACTGTGCTGATCATTCCAATATTTATTGTATCATTCTTCTCGACAGCGTTTGCCAATGCGCTAGATTTTGCTGGGGTTTATGCAAACTGCTTCCTGTTTGGGATCCTGCCCCCTGTGATGGCTTGGATTTATCGGACACAGAAGAGAAAGAG CTCACCTGATTCATGTGAAGATATTTTGCCTGGTGGAAATGCTGCTCTCATGATGCTTTTCAGTGCAGCGGTGGTCCTAGCATTCTGGCACTAG
- the LOC124669751 gene encoding uncharacterized protein LOC124669751 has protein sequence MGGHLYALDFDGVLCDSCGESSLSAVKAAKLRWPWVFELVDATMEGWIVEQMYTLRPVVETGYENLLLVRLLVEILVPSARHSSVSEGLSVQEILENWLKLKPTIMSEWNEDRDSLVDLFGRIRDDWIENDLPGWIGANRFYPGTADALKFSSSEIYIVTTKQGRFAEALLKELAGIEIPSERIYGLGTGPKVKVLQQLQQMPQHQGLTLHFIEDRLATLKNVIKEPALERWNLYLVNWGYNTPKEREEASDISRVKVIDLSDFSRNLK, from the exons ATGGGCGGCCACCTCTACGCGCTCGACTTTGACGGCGTCCTCTGCGACAGCTGCGGCGAAAGCTCACTCTCCGCCGTTAAG GCTGCAAAGCTCCGATGGCCTTGGGTGTTTGAGCTTGTCGACGCCACCATGGAGGGGTGGATTGTGGAGCAAATGTACACT CTTCGTCCGGTCGTGGAAACAGGATATGAGAATCTCTTGCTTGTTAGGTTGCTTGTTGAGATCCTGGTACCGTCTGCTCGACATTCATCG GTTTCAGAAGGGCTCAGCGTCCAAGAAATATTAGAGAACTGGTTAAAACTGAAGCCGACCATCATGTCTGAATGGAATGAAGATAGGGACTCTCTAGTTGATCTATTTGGCCGCATAAGGGATGACTGGATTGAAAATGATTTGCCTGGCTGGATTGGCGCTAACAG ATTTTATCCGGGAACAGCTGATGCATTGAAATTTTCAAGCTCGGAAATTTACATAGTCACTACTAAACAG GGCAGATTTGCTGAAGCACTACTGAAAGAATTGGCTGGAATAGAGATTCCGTCTGAAAGGATATATGGCCTTGGCACTGG CCCAAAGGTAAAAGTTCTCCAGCAACTGCAGCAAATGCCGCAGCATCAAGGCCTGACACTTCA TTTTATTGAGGATCGCCTCGCAACTTTGAAGAATGTGATCAAGGAGCCGGCACTGGAACGATGGAACCTCTACCTGG TGAATTGGGGATACAACACACCTAAAGAGAGGGAGGAAGCAAGCGACATATCAAGAGTCAAAGTCATTGATCTCTCTGACTTCAGCAGAAATCTTAAATAG
- the LOC124675040 gene encoding uncharacterized protein slr1919-like produces the protein MAGPTSRLPLLSRGADLARHRHRHGLLLLRSLQPYGANADPSPRPFSAASPVRSYSSAFTSVHGGRPSSEYAKIRKESLETQFGRILGSSSRTLFADRGFGPFLALYRAATISFHVVKLTVWHLLLSDMHKRAEKFRETLIRLGPFYIKLGQALSTRPDILPSAYCQELSKLQDQIPPFPTRIAVRTIESELGSRISDLFADISPEPVAAASLGQVYKAHLHSGELVAVKVQRPGMAPLLTLDALLFNMIGGQLKRFAKARKDLLVAVNEIVRHMFDEIDYVLEAKNAERFAILYSHGGEGRTSIKVPKVYWNYTRKSILALEWIDGIKLTDAERISKANLNRKRMIDEGLYCSLRQLLEDGFFHADPHPGNLVATADGSLAYFDFGMMGDIPRHYRVGLIQMLVHYVNRDSLGLANDFHSLGFVPEGTDLHAVASALRVAFDDGRRQSNDFQGVMSHLYDVMYDFNFSLPPDYALVIRALGSLEGTAKALDPDFKVIESAYPFVIGRLLADPSPDMRKILRELLICYDGSIRWNRLERLIAAISQQASESSNKQGDENTASSSEWRSFDMHSVVAATEDLFHFILSRKGWRVRVFLIQDIVKASDAFLQEATFPFIFDEEETTGEQLPERSKMIRRLINGVQSFRQATSLAPTAWSSMLIRSVLRPESQRFILDVFLALANHSCYKVPETCWICMSRYLNYLDKQSR, from the exons ATGGCGGGCCCCACCTCGCGGCTCCCCCTCCTCTCCCGCGGCGCCGACCtcgcccgccaccgccaccgccacggcctcctcctcctccgctccctccagCCCTACGGCGCCAACGCTGATCCCTCTCCGCGGCCCTTCTCCGCCGCCTCACCTGTCAGGAG CTATTCAAGTGCATTCACAAGCGTGCATGGTGGGAGGCCATCATCAGAATACGCAAAGATCAGAAAGGAGTCGCTGGAAACCCAGTTCGGAAGAATCTTGGGTTCAAGTTCCCGTACGCTCTTTGCAGACCGTGGCTTTGGTCCATTCCTTGCGCTGTACAGGGCAGCAACCATTTCTTTTCATGTCGTGAAGCTTACTGTCTGGCATTTACTGCTCAGTGACATGCATAAACGAGCTGAGAAG TTCCGAGAGACTTTGATACGCTTGGGGCCATTTTACATCAAG CTTGGACAGGCATTGAGCACGCGACCTGATATATTGCCCAGCGCATATTGTCAAGAGCTCTCGAAGCTTCAG GATCAAATACCACCATTTCCAACTCGTATAGCAGTCAGGACTATTGAGTCTGAACTGGGCTCTCGAATTTCTGATCTATTCGCCGATATCAGCCCAGAGCCAGTTGCGGCAGCATCACTGGGGCAAGTATACAAAG CTCATCTACACTCTGGAGAGCTTGTCGCAGTCAAAGTTCAGAGGCCTGGAATGGCGCCCTTGTTGACTTTAGATGCACTCCTTTTCAATATGATTGGAGGACAGCTAAAACGATTTGCTAAGGCCCGCAAAGATTTACTGGTAGCTGTTAATGAAATT GTTAGGCACATGTTTGATGAGATCGATTATGTTTTAGAAGCAAAAAATGCTGAAAGATTTGCGATCCTTTATTCTCATG GTGGTGAAGGCAGGACAAGTATCAAGGTTCCAAAGGTCTATTGGAATTATACACGTAAATCTATATTAGCACTGGAATGGATTGACGGGATCAAGCTAACTGATGCTGAGCGCATCAGCAAAGCCAATCTAAACAGGAAAAGGATGATTGATGAG GGGCTCTATTGCTCGCTGAGACAACTTCTGGAAGATGGGTTTTTCCATGCAGACCCCCATCCAGGTAATCTGGTGGCTACTGCAGACGGATCTCTGGCATATTTTGACTTTGGTATGATGGGTGATATTCCAAGACACTATCGAGTAGGACTCATACAAATG CTTGTGCACTATGTTAATCGTGACTCCTTGGGCTTGGCGAACGACTTCCATTCCCTGGGATTCGTCCCCGAGGGAACAGACCTACATGCAGTTGCAAGCGCGTTGAGGGTTGCCTTTGATGATGGAAGGAGGCAATCAAATGATTTCCAG GGGGTAATGAGCCATCTGTATGATGTCATGTATGATTTCAATTTTTCCCTGCCTCCTGATTATGCACTGGTGATAAGAGCGCTGGGTTCTTTAGAAGGGACGGCAAAAGCACTGGATCCTGATTTCAAAGTTATTGAGAGTGCATATCCATTTGTCATCGGGAGGCTCCTTGCAGACCCCAGTCCCGATATGAGGAAAATACTAAGGGAGCTTCTGATATGTTATGATGGATCCATCAGATGGAATCGACTGGAGCGCCTG ATTGCAGCTATATCTCAACAGGCGTCAGAATCTTCAAACAAACAGGGAGACGAAAATACTGCCAGCAGTTCTGAGTGGAGATCGTTTGATATGCATTCTGTTGTTGCAGCCACAGAAGACCTTTTTCATTTCATTTTATCGAGGAAAGGCTGGAGGGTTCGTGTTTTCCTAATCCAGGACATCGTGAAGGCTTCTGATGCGTTCTTGCAAGAAGCGACATTTCCGTTTATATTTGATGAAGAGGAAACTACAGGGGAGCAACTTCCAGAG AGAAGTAAAATGATCAGAAGGTTGATAAATGGTGTTCAATCTTTTCGTCAAGCAACCAGTTTGGCCCCAACTGCATGGAGTTCGATGCTAATCCGTTCTGTCCTGAGACCTGAGTCACAAAGATTCATTCTTGATGTATTCCTAGCCTTGGCGAACCATTCCTGTTATAAGGTTCCAGAAACGTGCTGGATTTGTATGTCCAGATACCTGAACTACCTGGACAAGCAATCGAGATAG